One window from the genome of Natrialba magadii ATCC 43099 encodes:
- a CDS encoding NAD-dependent epimerase/dehydratase family protein, whose translation MTSPAIRDRTVLVTGGGGFIGSHLVEALAPYNDVRVLDNFSTGSRDNLSSVTSPQWTNDAPTSADGGFDDAGGGGDAGDAGDAGDARYDGSPTIIDGDITDPMALQRAARGVDLIFHQAALVSVAKSVDAPRRSNETNLDASLLVLDQARQEDARVVLASSAAVYGHPDELPVSETARTEPTSPYGIQKLALDQYARRYHELYDLPTVALRYFNAYGPRQQGPYSGVISTFLEQARSDDPITIEGDGEQTRDFVHVSDVVRANIRAATTDAVGEAYNVGTGDRTSIRDLAELVRDAVGSSSPIVHREPRPGDIRHSRADVSKASRELGFETRVGLESGIRSLVAETGSEQGRSTSPPQEQGQGQGQGQQQQQQQQQPLTARPERQSQD comes from the coding sequence CGATTCGCGACAGGACAGTACTCGTCACCGGCGGTGGCGGCTTCATCGGGAGCCACCTCGTCGAGGCGCTGGCACCGTACAACGATGTCCGCGTACTGGATAACTTCTCGACCGGTTCGCGGGACAATCTCTCGTCGGTGACCAGTCCGCAGTGGACCAACGATGCGCCGACAAGTGCGGATGGTGGGTTCGACGACGCTGGAGGCGGCGGAGACGCTGGAGACGCCGGAGACGCTGGAGACGCCAGGTACGACGGCTCGCCCACGATCATCGACGGAGACATTACCGATCCGATGGCCCTCCAGCGCGCCGCTCGCGGCGTCGACCTCATTTTCCACCAGGCCGCGCTCGTTAGCGTCGCCAAGAGCGTCGACGCGCCACGCCGGAGCAACGAGACCAACCTCGACGCCAGCCTACTCGTCCTCGACCAGGCCCGCCAGGAGGACGCCCGCGTCGTCCTCGCCTCGAGTGCGGCCGTCTACGGTCACCCCGACGAATTACCCGTCTCCGAGACGGCAAGGACGGAGCCGACCTCGCCCTACGGCATTCAGAAGCTCGCACTCGACCAGTACGCTCGCCGCTACCACGAACTATATGACCTCCCAACCGTTGCGCTACGCTATTTTAACGCGTACGGACCACGCCAGCAGGGCCCCTACAGCGGCGTCATCTCGACGTTCCTCGAGCAGGCCCGTTCCGACGATCCGATCACGATCGAAGGTGACGGCGAGCAGACGCGAGACTTCGTCCACGTTTCAGATGTCGTCCGTGCAAACATCCGCGCTGCGACGACTGACGCCGTCGGCGAGGCCTACAACGTCGGTACCGGAGACCGGACCTCGATCCGGGACCTCGCCGAACTCGTTCGCGACGCCGTTGGTTCGTCCTCGCCAATCGTCCACCGTGAGCCTCGTCCGGGCGATATCAGACACAGTCGTGCAGATGTTTCGAAAGCGAGTCGCGAACTCGGCTTCGAGACCCGCGTCGGTCTCGAGTCCGGGATTCGATCGCTTGTCGCTGAGACTGGGAGTGAACAGGGGCGTTCGACTTCGCCTCCGCAGGAACAAGGACAGGGACAGGGACAGGGACAGCAACAGCAACAGCAACAGCAACAGCCACTGACCGCCAGACCAGAGCGACAG